CCGGCGTCTTCATGGTTTACATCCACATGGTTTACATGGGTGCTGGATGGCCGGCGGGCTTTTTAGAATGGGGCTGCCCCCATCCCTCCGTGCCCCGATGCGTGCCGATGCCCGCACCTCGTTGACCGATCCGTACGACATGGCCCGCGCGGGGCGCCGCCGTGCACTGGCCGTGCTGAGTGCGATGCCCGTGTTGCTGAAGGCATGGCCGGCCCGAGGCGAGCTGCTGGGCTATCCGTCGCACGCCATGCGCCTGGTGGTGCCGGCGGCCGAGGGCAGCGCGTTCGATGCACTGGCCCGCGCGCTCGCTGCGCAGCTCGCCGGGCAACTCGGCATGGCCGCCAGTGTCGAGGACCGTCCGGCCGCCAACGGCATGGCGGCCGGCGAACTGGTGGCGCGCGCGTCGTCCGACGGGCACACGTGGCTGCTGCAGCAGACCACCTTCGTCGCCCAGCCCGCACTCGAACCCGCCCCCTACGATCCGCTGCGCGATTTCCAGCCGGTGGCCATGGTGGCCACGCTGCCGCTGTTCCTGGCCGTCGACGCGCGCCTGCCGGTCGCCTCGATCGGCGAGCTGGTCGCGCAGGCGCGGGGACAGTCGGCGTCGGTCAACTGCGGGTCCGAGGCCGTCGGCACTTGGTCGCATCTTGTGGCCGAGCAATTCGTCCGGGATTACGCGATCCACGCGCCGCACGTGGCCGTCAAAGGCGAAGGTGTCCTGATCCAACAGGTGCTGGCCGGGCGCATGACGGCCTGCTTTGCCACCTATCCCGGCCTGGCCGCCGGTGTGAACGTCGGTCAATTGCGGTTGCTGGGCGTGACGGGTTCGGTGCGCTCGCTGTTTGCGCCCGCCGTGCCGACGCTGCGCGAGGCGGGCGTGGCGGGGTTCGACCACAGCGCCTGGGTCGGCGTGTTCGCGCCGGCGCGTACGCCACGGCCGCTGTCGCTGCGCGTCGCCGCCGAGCTCAAGCGCGTGCTCGCCTCGGGCGATGTGCGTGCCACCATGCTGGCCGGCGGCTATCAGCCGGAGTGGGAGCCGGCCGAGTCCTTTGCCGCGGCCGTGCGACGTGATGCTGTGCACTGGCAGTCGTTGATCCGCGAGGCCGATCTGCAGCTCGACGAGCGCGGCTAGGCCGGCGGGCCGGCGGATCCCGCAATGCCGCATTTCCATCGGTGCGACCCGCGACCCGCGACCCGCGACCCGGCGCACCCCGACGCGGCCCCCAAGCCACAGAATGCGTCCGTAAGTGCGCGGGTGACCGGTGGGCTACGCGGGTTTCCCCCTATAATGGCGGGCCGCACCTCGCTGGTGCGGTCAGACCCTAGAACGAGGCGCGGCACCGTCCAGGCGCCGCTCCGAGCCCTCAGCGCCGAAAGCTATCGTGTCGTCCCAGTCCTCTACCGCCGTTGTCGAACTCGATCAGGTCGATTTCGCCTACCAGCCGGGCGCGCGACGCATCCTGTCCGGACTGTGCATGCGCGTGCCCAAGGGCAGCGTGGTCGCTGTCATGGGCGGTTCCGGCTGCGGCAAGACTACTGTGCTGCGCCTGATCGGCGGGCAGGTCGCCGCGGCCGCCGGCGCCGTGCGTGTGCATGGCGCTGATATCGGCGCCATGGACAAGCCCGCGCTCTATGCCGCGCGCCGCCAGATGGGCATGCTGTTCCAGTTCGGCGCGCTGTTCTCCGACATGTCCGTGTTCGACAACGTGGCCTTCCCGCTGCGCGAGCACACCGAGCTGCCCGAGCCGCTGATCCGCGACCTGGTGCTGATGAAGCTCAACGCCGTCGGCCTGCGCGGCGCGCGCGACCTGATGCCGTCGCAGATCTCGGGCGGCATGGCACGCCGCGTGGCGCTGGCCCGCGCGATTGCGCTGGACCCGTCGCTGATCCTCTACGACGAGCCGTTCGCCGGGCTGGACCCGATCTCGCTGGGCCTGACGGCCTCGCTGATCCGCAGCCTGAACGACGCCCTGGGCGCGACCAGTATCATCGTCTCGCACGATGTGCAGGAGACCTTCCAGATCGCCGACTACGTCTACTTTGTCGCCAACGGTGGCATCGCGGCCGAGGGGACGCCGGCCGAACTGTCGGCCTCGACCGATCCGTTCGTGCGCCAGTTCGTGCGCGGAGAGCCCGACGGCCCCGTGCCGTTCCACTATCCCGGTGCGTCCCTGGCCGAAGATTTCGGCGTGGCCGGCCAGCGTGGCGGGGAGGCGCGATGATTTCGTCGATCGGCTTCCTGGTTCGCGTGCTGATCAGCCGCCTCGGCTACGCGGCGCGCATGCTGATGGCGCTGCTCGGCGCCTGGCGCGATGTGCTGCGCCGCCCGCGCCTGCTGATCGAGCAGTTGCGCTTCATCGGCAACGACTCGTTCATCATCATTGCGGTGTCGGGCCTGTTCGTCGGCTTTGTGCTGGGCCTGCAGGGCTACTACACGCTCAACCGCTACGGCTCGGAGCAGGCGCTGGGACTGCTGGTGGCGCTGTCGCTGGTGCGCGAACTGGGGCCGGTGGTGACGGCGCTGCTGTTCGCCGGCCGCGCCGGCACCTCGCTGACCGCCGAGATCGGCCTGATGAAGGCCAACGAAGAACTGATCGCCATGGAAATGATGGCGGTCGATCCGCTCGCCCGCGTGCTGGCGCCGCGCTTCTGGGGCGGTTTCATCGCCATGCCCCTGCTGGCCGCCATCTTCAGCGCGGTGGGCATCGTGGGTGGATACTTCGTCGGGGTGGGCCTGATCGGTGTGGATGCCGGCGCATTCTGGTCGCAGATGCAGGCCGGCGTGGATGTGGTGGACGACGTGATCAACGGCGTCATCAAGAGTGTGGTGTTCGGCGTGGCGGTCACCTTCGTCGCGCTGTACCAGGGCTACGAGGCCAAAGCCACGCCCGAGGGCGTGTCGCGTGCGACCACCCGTACCGTGGTGATCGCGTCGCTGGCCGTGCTGGCGTTGGACTTCGTGCTGACCGCGCTGATGTTCAGCTGACGCGGTCGGCATTCAGAGAGAAAAGATCATGCGTAAGAGCCTCCTCGATTTCTGGGTTGGACTGTTTGTGCTGGTGGGCATCATCGCGCTGCTGTTCCTGGCGCTGAAGGCGGGCAACATGAGCTCGTTCTCGTTTGCCAAGACCTACCAGGTGCGCGCGGCGTTCGACAACATCGGCGGATTGAAGGTGCGCGCGCCGGTCAAGAGCGCGGGCGTGGTGGTGGGCCGCGTGTCGCAGATCCTGTTCGACGATAAGTCGTACCAGGCCACCGTCGTGCTCGACATGGACCAGCGCTACCAGTTTCCCAAGGACACCTCGGCCAAGATCCTGACCTCGGGTCTGCTCGGCGAGCAGTACGTCGGCCTGGAGCCGGGCGGCGATTCGGCCATGCTGGCCAGCGGCAGCAAGATCACCATGACGCAGTCGGCCGTGGTGCTGGAGAACCTGATCAGCCAGTTCCTCTACAGCAAGGCGGCGGACGCCGGCGCGGGCAATGCCGGCGGTGCCGGCAAGCCGGCCGAAGGTGGGAGTGGGAGTAAGTAAATCATGACAACAACATCGAATCGAACCCTGCGCGGCCTGGCGCTGGGCATGGCGGCCGGTGCCGTCCTGCTCGCGGGCTGCGCCACCGGGCCCAACGCGAATCCGGCCGACCCCATCGAGCCGTTCAATCGCGAAGTCTTCCGCATCAACGACGACCTCGACAAGGCCATTCTCAAGCCTGTCGCCCAGGAGTACGTCGACGTGGTGCCATCGCCGGCGCGTACGGCGGTGTCGAACTTCTTCTCCAACGCGGGCGACGTCTACTCGGCGGTCAACAACCTGCTGCAGCTGAAGGGGACGGCCGCGCTGGAAGACACCATGCGGGTGGCCATCAACACCGTGCTGGGCCTGGGCGGCCTGATCGATATCGCATCGGACGCCGGCCTGCCCAAGCACAAGGAAGACTTCGGCCAGACCCTGGGCGTCTGGGGCGTGCCGGCCGGCGCGTACATCGTCTGGCCGCTGCTGGGGCCGAGCACGGTGCGCGACACCGCGGGCTTCCTGGTCGACTGGCAGATGGATCCGCTGACGTACTTCCATAACGGTGCGGTCACCTATCCGCTGGCGGCCCTGCGCGTGGTCGATACGCGCGCAAACCTGCTGAGCGCAAGCAACCTGCTGGAAGAAGCGGCGGTCGACAAATACACCTTCATGCGCGATGCCTATCTGCAGCGTCGCCGCTACCTGATCTACGACGGCAACCTGCCCGAGGAGTCCGACGGCAAGAATCCGCCGGAGGGGACGGAGCAGGGCGGGACCATGTCGCCGTACCATCGCTTCACGCCCAACTGGCCGGTGTTCCGCCGCTGATCCGTCACACGTAACAGCCACGCCTGATTGGTGACAAGGCGTAAAAGCGGCCGCTCCCCATCGAACTTGGTCGGGAGCGCCCGGTTCTAACCGCCAGCAAGATCGCAGCATCGATGCTGCATGCGGCTCAGAAATCACACTAGAAGGACGCGATATGTTCAAGAAACTCCTCCATTCCCTGTTTGCCGGCCTGACCTTCGTGACCGCCGTGGCGGCCGTTCCGGCGCACGCGCAGGAGGCCGATGCCCAGGCGACCGTCAAGACGGCCGTGGACGACGTGCTCGCCACCATCAAGGGCGACCCGGATCTGCGCGGCGGCAACCTGCAAAAGGTCTTCCAATTGGTCGATCAGAAGATCGTGCCGCGTGCGGACTTCAAGCGCACCACGCAGATTGCGATGGGCCGCTTCTGGAGCCAGGCCACGCCGGAGCAGCAGCAGCAGATCCAGGACGGTTTCAAGACGCTGCTGATCCGTACCTACGCGGGCGCGCTGGCGAACGTGCGCAACCAGACGGTGGCGTACAAGCCGTTCCGTGCCGCAGCGGACGACACCGACGTGGTGGTGCGCTCGACGGTCAACAACAATGGCGAGCCGGTGGCGCTGGATTACCGCGTGGAAAAGTCCCCGAACGGCTGGAAGGTCTATGACATCAACATCAGCGGGCTGTGGCTGTCGGAGACCTACAAGAACCAGTTTGCCGACGTCATCAGCAAGCGCGGTGGCGTGGGCGGTCTGGTGCAGTTCCTGGACGAGCGCAACGCTCAACTGGCGAAGGGGCCGGCAAAGTAAGCCGATCTCCGGTAGAATCCTCGCAGCGGTCGATCACGGCCGCTGTTTCTTTTTCTGCGCCCACCATGCTGACCCTGTCCGGCCCGCTGACTCACCGCGAAGCGCCGCGCATCCTGCGCGAGGGCGAGGCCCAGCTCAGCCAGGCGAGTCAGGCCGGCACCATGGCCGTACGAGTCGATTGCGCCGGTCTGTCGCAGATCGATTCCTCCGCGTTGGCGGTGCTGCTGTCGTGGCAGCGTACGGCGCAGGCTGCCGGCATCGCGTTGGATATCGCCGCGGCCCCCGAGGTGCTGCGCAATCTCGCCACGCTGTATGGTGTCGACGCCCTGCTGGCGGTCGCGCCGGCCACCATCGCATCCCATCACCCCGCACGACATTGAGGCGGCGTCCGGTGTGGGGCGGTCATCTCCCACATCGCGATGCCGCGCTCCGGCCATGCGCCGTGCACGCATGGCAAGCCCCGCCCGGCACGGCAAGCCGGGCCGGCGGCCCCTGATGCAGTTCCCCTATAATCCTGGGTTTGTCGCTCTGCCGCCGTCACGTGCGGTGTCCGGTGCGCGGTGATTAAAGCGATTCGCGCGCCATATGAGGGCAGAGAAGTTCACATAGCCGGCCATGAAAGCCATCGAAATCGCTGACGTCCGCAAGCGCTACAAGTCGTTGCAAGCGCTCAAGGGCGTGAGCCTGTCCGTCGAGCAGGGCGAGTTTTTCGGCCTGCTGGGCCCCAACGGCGCGGGCAAGACCACGCTGATCTCCATCCTCGCCGGCCTGAATCGCGCCGATTCCGGCCAGGTGCGCGTGCTTGGCCACGATGTGGTGTCCGACTACCGGATGGCGCGCCGCATGCTGGGCGTGGTGCCGCAGGAGCTGGTGTTCGATCCGTTCTTCTCGGTACGCGAGACGCTGCGCCTGCAGTCGGGCTACTTCGGCCTGACCCGGAACGACGACTGGATCGACGAGGTCATGGCCAACCTCGACCTGACCTCCAAGGCGGACGCCAACATGCGCGCCCTGTCCGGCGGCATGAAGCGCCGCGTGCTGGTGGCGCAGGCGCTGGTGCATCGCCCGCCCGTGATCGTGCTCGACGAGCCGACTGCCGGCGTGGATGTCGAGTTGCGCCAGACGCTGTGGAAGTTCATCGCGCGCCTGAACCGCGAGGGCCACACCGTCGTGCTGACCACGCACTACCTGGAAGAGGCCGAGTCGCTGTGTGACCGCATCGCCATGCTCAAGTTCGGCGAGGTGGTGGCCCTGGACCGTACCGCGAACCTGCTGTCGCAGTTCGCCGGGCTGCAGCTCGTGCTGAGCTTCGCGCAGGGGGCGCTGCCGGCGTCGCTGGAAGGGCTGCGCATGCCGGGCAACCACGGTGAGCGTGGTGTGCGGCTGCGCCTGTCGGGCTACGGCGAGGTCGAGCAGATTCTCTCCACCTGCCGCCAGGCCGGCTGCGAGATCGACGACATGGAGATCGCCAAGGCCGACCTGGAAGACGTGTTCGTGCAGGTCATGCGGCGCGAGGGCGGCATGACCGCCGTGCCGGCGATTCCCGATTCCGCGCTGGAGCCTGCAGCATGAGCGCCATTCCGCAAATCCAGCCGGGCCGCTGGATCGGCTTTCGCACGCTGCTGTACAAGGAAGTGCTGCGCTTCTGGAAGGTCAGCTTCCAGACCGTGGCCGCGCCGGTGCTGACGGCGCTGCTGTACCTGCTGATCTTCGGCCATGTGCTGGAAGACCATGTGCAGGTGTTCGGCCAGATCAGCTACACCGCGTTCCTGATTCCCGGCCTGGTGATGATGAGCGTGCTGCAGAACGCGTTTGCCAACAGCTCGTCATCGCTGATCCAGTCCAAGATCACTGGCAACCTGGTGTTCATCATGCTGCCGCCGCTGTCGGACTGGGAGATGTTCGGCGCCTACGTGGTCGCCTCGGTGATCCGCGGGCTGGCGGTGGGCGCGGGCGTGCTTGCCGTGACGGCGTGGTTCGCCCATCTGCATTTCGCCCAGCCGCTGTGGATCATTGTCTTCGCCATCCTGGGCGCGGCCGTGCTCGGCACGCTGGGGCTGATCGCCGGCATCTGGGCCGAGAAGTTCGACCAGCTCGCGGCGTTCCAGAATTTCCTGATCGTGCCGGCCACCTTCCTGGCGGGCGTGTTCTATTCGATCCATTCGCTGCCGCCGTTCTGGCAGGCGGTGTCCCACGCCAACCCGTTCTTCTACATGATCGACGGCTTCCGCTACGGCTTCTTCGGCGTGTCCGACGTGCCGGTGGTGATCAGCCTCGGCGTGATGGTGAGCGCGCTGGTCGTGGTGGGGGGGATCGCCCTGCAGATGCTCCGCACGGGCTACAAGCTGCGCCATTGATGCGTCGATAAACAGACCAAGGACGCACCACCCTAACGTTTCTGGAGAAGGGAAGGCCATGTTGCCCACACCCGAACAAGTCAAGCAGTACATCGAAGCCGGTCTGCCGTGCGATCACCTCGAAGTCGAGGGCGACGGCCAGCACTTCTTCGCCACCATCGTCAGCGCGCAGTTCGAAGGCAAGCGTCTGATCCAGCGCCACCAACTTGTCTACGCGGCGCTGGGCGACCGCATGCGCGCGGAGATCCACGCCCTGTCCATGAAGACCCTGACCCCGGCAGAGTGGACGTCCTGACATGGCCGAGCTTGATCCCACGCCGGCTGCCGCCGATACCGATTCCGACCTTGCGCTCGCCGAGCGCCCCGTACGACGTGATGTCTCGCTCATGGACAAACTGCTGATCGAAGGCAATGGCCCGCTGTCGGGCGAAATCCGTGTATCCGGCGCCAAGAACGCCGCGCTGCCGATCATGTGCGCCGCGCTGCTGACGCCCGAGCCGCTCATGCTGCGCAACGTGCCCAACCTGCAGGACGTGCGCACCATGCTCAAGCTGCTGCGCCAGATGGGTGTGGAGGGCACGCAGAACGGCCATGACGTCACGCTCGATGCCGCGGACATCCACGCGCCGGAAGCGCCATACGACCTGGTGAAGACCATGCGTGCGTCGATTCTCGTGCTGGGGCCGCTGCTGGCGCGCTTCGGCCATGCGCGCGTGTCGCTGCCGGGCGGCTGCGGCATCGGCGCGCGGCCGGTCGATCAGCACATCAAGGGCCTGCAGCAGATGGGCGCCGAGATCGTCATCGAGCACGGCTACATCGAAGCGAAGCTCGCCGACGGCGCCAAGCGGCTGCGCGGCGCGCGCATCGTCACCGACATGGTGACCGTGACCGGCACCGAGAACCTGCTGATGGCCGCCGTGCTGGCCGACGGCGAGACCGTGCTGGAGAACGCCGCGCGCGAGCCGGAAGTGACCGACCTCGCCAATCTGCTGGTGAAGATGGGCGCGCGCATCGAGGGCATCGGCACCGACCGCCTGATGGTGCAGGGCGTCGACGCGCTCAAGGGGGCCGAGCACACCGTCATTGCCGACCGCATCGAAGCCGGCACCTTCCTGTGCGCCGTGGCCGCGGCCGGCGGCGACGTGACGCTGCGCGGCGTGCCACCGGGCATCCTC
The sequence above is drawn from the Ralstonia solanacearum K60 genome and encodes:
- a CDS encoding tripartite tricarboxylate transporter substrate binding protein, whose product is MRADARTSLTDPYDMARAGRRRALAVLSAMPVLLKAWPARGELLGYPSHAMRLVVPAAEGSAFDALARALAAQLAGQLGMAASVEDRPAANGMAAGELVARASSDGHTWLLQQTTFVAQPALEPAPYDPLRDFQPVAMVATLPLFLAVDARLPVASIGELVAQARGQSASVNCGSEAVGTWSHLVAEQFVRDYAIHAPHVAVKGEGVLIQQVLAGRMTACFATYPGLAAGVNVGQLRLLGVTGSVRSLFAPAVPTLREAGVAGFDHSAWVGVFAPARTPRPLSLRVAAELKRVLASGDVRATMLAGGYQPEWEPAESFAAAVRRDAVHWQSLIREADLQLDERG
- a CDS encoding ABC transporter ATP-binding protein; the encoded protein is MSSQSSTAVVELDQVDFAYQPGARRILSGLCMRVPKGSVVAVMGGSGCGKTTVLRLIGGQVAAAAGAVRVHGADIGAMDKPALYAARRQMGMLFQFGALFSDMSVFDNVAFPLREHTELPEPLIRDLVLMKLNAVGLRGARDLMPSQISGGMARRVALARAIALDPSLILYDEPFAGLDPISLGLTASLIRSLNDALGATSIIVSHDVQETFQIADYVYFVANGGIAAEGTPAELSASTDPFVRQFVRGEPDGPVPFHYPGASLAEDFGVAGQRGGEAR
- the mlaE gene encoding lipid asymmetry maintenance ABC transporter permease subunit MlaE; translated protein: MISSIGFLVRVLISRLGYAARMLMALLGAWRDVLRRPRLLIEQLRFIGNDSFIIIAVSGLFVGFVLGLQGYYTLNRYGSEQALGLLVALSLVRELGPVVTALLFAGRAGTSLTAEIGLMKANEELIAMEMMAVDPLARVLAPRFWGGFIAMPLLAAIFSAVGIVGGYFVGVGLIGVDAGAFWSQMQAGVDVVDDVINGVIKSVVFGVAVTFVALYQGYEAKATPEGVSRATTRTVVIASLAVLALDFVLTALMFS
- the mlaD gene encoding outer membrane lipid asymmetry maintenance protein MlaD, whose amino-acid sequence is MRKSLLDFWVGLFVLVGIIALLFLALKAGNMSSFSFAKTYQVRAAFDNIGGLKVRAPVKSAGVVVGRVSQILFDDKSYQATVVLDMDQRYQFPKDTSAKILTSGLLGEQYVGLEPGGDSAMLASGSKITMTQSAVVLENLISQFLYSKAADAGAGNAGGAGKPAEGGSGSK
- a CDS encoding MlaA family lipoprotein, yielding MMTTTSNRTLRGLALGMAAGAVLLAGCATGPNANPADPIEPFNREVFRINDDLDKAILKPVAQEYVDVVPSPARTAVSNFFSNAGDVYSAVNNLLQLKGTAALEDTMRVAINTVLGLGGLIDIASDAGLPKHKEDFGQTLGVWGVPAGAYIVWPLLGPSTVRDTAGFLVDWQMDPLTYFHNGAVTYPLAALRVVDTRANLLSASNLLEEAAVDKYTFMRDAYLQRRRYLIYDGNLPEESDGKNPPEGTEQGGTMSPYHRFTPNWPVFRR
- a CDS encoding MlaC/ttg2D family ABC transporter substrate-binding protein produces the protein MFKKLLHSLFAGLTFVTAVAAVPAHAQEADAQATVKTAVDDVLATIKGDPDLRGGNLQKVFQLVDQKIVPRADFKRTTQIAMGRFWSQATPEQQQQIQDGFKTLLIRTYAGALANVRNQTVAYKPFRAAADDTDVVVRSTVNNNGEPVALDYRVEKSPNGWKVYDINISGLWLSETYKNQFADVISKRGGVGGLVQFLDERNAQLAKGPAK
- a CDS encoding STAS domain-containing protein; translation: MLTLSGPLTHREAPRILREGEAQLSQASQAGTMAVRVDCAGLSQIDSSALAVLLSWQRTAQAAGIALDIAAAPEVLRNLATLYGVDALLAVAPATIASHHPARH
- a CDS encoding ABC transporter ATP-binding protein: MKAIEIADVRKRYKSLQALKGVSLSVEQGEFFGLLGPNGAGKTTLISILAGLNRADSGQVRVLGHDVVSDYRMARRMLGVVPQELVFDPFFSVRETLRLQSGYFGLTRNDDWIDEVMANLDLTSKADANMRALSGGMKRRVLVAQALVHRPPVIVLDEPTAGVDVELRQTLWKFIARLNREGHTVVLTTHYLEEAESLCDRIAMLKFGEVVALDRTANLLSQFAGLQLVLSFAQGALPASLEGLRMPGNHGERGVRLRLSGYGEVEQILSTCRQAGCEIDDMEIAKADLEDVFVQVMRREGGMTAVPAIPDSALEPAA
- a CDS encoding ABC transporter permease, with translation MSAIPQIQPGRWIGFRTLLYKEVLRFWKVSFQTVAAPVLTALLYLLIFGHVLEDHVQVFGQISYTAFLIPGLVMMSVLQNAFANSSSSLIQSKITGNLVFIMLPPLSDWEMFGAYVVASVIRGLAVGAGVLAVTAWFAHLHFAQPLWIIVFAILGAAVLGTLGLIAGIWAEKFDQLAAFQNFLIVPATFLAGVFYSIHSLPPFWQAVSHANPFFYMIDGFRYGFFGVSDVPVVISLGVMVSALVVVGGIALQMLRTGYKLRH
- a CDS encoding BolA family protein; protein product: MLPTPEQVKQYIEAGLPCDHLEVEGDGQHFFATIVSAQFEGKRLIQRHQLVYAALGDRMRAEIHALSMKTLTPAEWTS
- the murA gene encoding UDP-N-acetylglucosamine 1-carboxyvinyltransferase; translated protein: MDKLLIEGNGPLSGEIRVSGAKNAALPIMCAALLTPEPLMLRNVPNLQDVRTMLKLLRQMGVEGTQNGHDVTLDAADIHAPEAPYDLVKTMRASILVLGPLLARFGHARVSLPGGCGIGARPVDQHIKGLQQMGAEIVIEHGYIEAKLADGAKRLRGARIVTDMVTVTGTENLLMAAVLADGETVLENAAREPEVTDLANLLVKMGARIEGIGTDRLMVQGVDALKGAEHTVIADRIEAGTFLCAVAAAGGDVTLRGVPPGILDAVLDKLREAGVTLTTGEDWIRVQMHGRPKAVSFRTSEYPAFPTDMQAQFMMLNCIAEGTSLVTETIFENRFMHVQELNRLGANIVTEGNTAAVTGVEQLSGATVMATDLRASASLVIAGLVAQGETLVDRIYHLDRGYDRIEDKLSAVGAKIRRIQG